DNA from Daphnia pulicaria isolate SC F1-1A chromosome 3, SC_F0-13Bv2, whole genome shotgun sequence:
ATCGTATTCACGAATTGGAACATCAAATGTGATAAGACCATAATCTTTCGCTTTTAGAATTGCTACAAGCAATTCCCTTTGCTTCGTTTGACATAAGCCAGTTTTtctgtaaatataaaaatatttagaaaatataatttagggtgcattttgataaaaaaatcttaCTCAGTTGGCAGAATAGCCCCATTAAATGGTGAAATAAATTGCTTCAATAGTTCAACATTTCTGTAATCAAGTATCAAGTATTCATCCCTGCAGATTGGACATGGATTGCCAGTAGCTAGTTTGTCTTGCCTCTGGATAGAACATTTTAATGATTGAGATGGACAACTACTGAAAAATTGTTAACTCACAATGCAAGTTTTTCTCGTTCTTGGAGCAAACTGACCCTTGAAATTTCTACGATATCTCACCCAGACAGGATCTCCCCCATAGGTAGTTGAGTATCCttaaaacacaaataaaatgtaaatgacTGGGGAATTTTGCAAAATGATTAATATTTACCTTTGCTCTTTAAATACTTCATACTAGTTTCTACAGGAATTGCTCTATTACGCATTTTCGAAGCATTTTTTTCATCAACAATAAGTTCTTCGGGATTCAAATTAGTTGATCCTTCATCACTGGTTGTTTCTGCAAAGCTTCGAGCGAACGATAGTTGGATTCCTTCAGTCTTCAATAACATAGGCAAATTGCTGACATATTTAGAGGGCACCGTGAAAACTGACTGCTTCAAAGTAAGGCGGCTAAAACACCGACTCAAAACAATTCTGGCAGTCATTATTTAAACGTGAAAAATCTACTAttgtttagtaaaaaaaagtgtttgaaATTATCATTGACTTCTAAACCCACGAGCCAGCAGACGACTTTCAAGTTCTCTCCACTTGAGTAATGTGGTTTCAGcaacaagaaataaattaattggACTTTTTGAATagataataatattatttgcATTAGCGGAATGTTATCCACACTAAAGgaatataaattaaaattgcaataatttatttttcttttaaatatcaCGAAAGAAATAGAATTTCTGTAGAAGGTAATAAATCCATCGCTAGGTGGACAACTGTTGATAAAATCGACTGATAGATGGCAGACTTTGGTACAAGAAAGAAAGGTTTCATTTTGGTTTGGTTATTTTGTAGTGTGAGGGTTCGCCGTATAAGTTTGGTCAATTCGTGTCTTTCGCCACATATAAAATACCAAATATTAAAGCTCATTTCTGCTTATAAAAGTATACTAATTCGCCTTCGTATCATACCGTGCCCGttgataaatatataaattacCGATCGCTTCGAAGAACTCGAGATATAAACGATTCACGCAGGACGAGAAGCCCAGCCATCAGATACAACTTTCAGTCATCCATTTTTTCTTGCCCTTCCCTACAGCCCAGGCTAGGGAGACGAGACATTTGTCCCAGACCCAACAACAATCTTTGACTCGACGAAAACGATCGATTCGATTCAGATGTTATTACATTGAGAAAGCATAATTTTACACATGTACATAATTAATATCTGGTCGATTCCGTCGTTGAATAAGTGAAACCTTTATCCTTCATCCAAGTGGCAAATAATTTGTGACTAGTACGACTCCAACGTCTCTCGAACTAGTCGAACCTTTCACATAATGAGGATTCTGCCTTGACGCTGATAATCATAACAAAAAATGGTAAGTGAATTGTAACAATGAAAAAATGTCTAAATGTTAGGTGTAATGTATTCGTCGGCCATTGCATAGCAACGACCTTGGGCTCATTTGAGAATGAGGAAAGGGGAGGGGTTTGTGACGTCATCACTATTACTCGAGCCCTTGATTGCTATACGATGCCTTCGTTTTGTGTATacgtttttatttacttacttCTTTTTCGTATTTACGTTCTATAGCCACGCATTGATCCACTTGATCTACTCAATTGCCTTGGTGTTTTACTCTCGACTGATGGCGGCATTAAAGGACCCGGGGAAGTCGTTCGAGTTGCTAGGTAGCCAATCAATGCATATGCAATTTTAGGTTGCTTTTATTAATCTATGAATTTCGCTATACTAGGCTCATGTTACGGTTTTCCAAGAAACTTGTTAGTAAATGTATTTATATACACGTCCTCAAAGCAACGCCACACGACCTTTTGGACCAGTAAGTATTTGAAAgggaaacattttatttttcagatttttcattgttttgtttttaattatttgcaGGTTTTTGAATGAACAAGGCGCCTATTACTTACTTCTGAAATGGTTGACTGAAGCTTTACAGACGCGTAATACACCGTTGCTGACGGAGATGTTGGAACTCGTCCAATTATTACCCATGTCAGAGGTTCGGTTGAAAGATGAAGGAGTTACGGGTTTGATTCGGTCTAGTTTTCCATACAGCGACCTTTCACAAATGATGCATTCGATAGCGCAAGAATACAATGATCAAAGTATGCCCAAATTCGTTCATATTTAACCCCAAATCGCCTTTCCTCACGCGCtggtttttcttgtatttccaGATTGCAGGAACTTGGCTGCTCAATTTTGGCAACGGTGGTGTGCTACTCTCAGCAAACCTGAAGAATTCACGCTGTCGCAAGACAGTATCCTCCCAGACGACATGGACTTGTCCATCTATGCACCCGACACCACATCGACCTCGTACGGTGACCAACTCGGCATCAATATGGGTGAAGATGTTGGTATGGCGATGGGTAATCTTTCGACGCTCGACATCAACTCCTGTGCGCCCTACATGGAGAATAATGACTATTATAACTTGAATCATTTTGAGCCTGTGGCCATGACCAATAACATAAGCCACGATACTCATCAAGTCTATTTGGATGGGACAAACTATTCTAACGAACCTTTGCATCAGCagcttcaacaacaacatcaacaggtGATAATTCCAGGCCCACTAGAGGTGAATAACCAGCTTTTATCTACCTCGACGCCCGCCGTATGGCCGACTAATAATAGCGTACCCATAGTTGTCCCATCCATGCAAGAGCAGTCTGCCATAACTGATGATACagcaatagcagcagcagcaatgacTAAGCCCAATGAAATGGCAGCAGGCTTGCCTGTGCTCAAGATCAAAGTCTCAAAAGCAGGCACATACGTCGTCAATAGTACAAACAATCCTGTCGAATCCAAAGAAGCGACGAATGCATCACAACCCGTTGGCGATCAAATTGCTgactcgaaagaaaaagagaaatcgaaggaaaaagagaaagaaaagactaaGGAGAAGAGAAGGGAGAAAGACAAGAAATCGTCCAGTAGCAGCAGTTCCAGAACAAAAGAGgagagcagcagtagcagcaaatCATCATCAGATTCCAAGAAAAGAGATAAAGAGCGAGAACGAGACAGGTCCAGATCTTCGTCATCTTTATCTAAAGATAGCAAGTACAGTAGCAGCAGTAAGGACAGAAACAAGAAGGATGACAGTAGGAAAGAGAAGCCCAAAATCAAAGCTAGTCCTCGAAGTGAAAGTCAGATCAAAGAAGCTAAACAAGCGGAAAAGAATAGAGAAACTTTAGCTGCTATCAAAGCCATGTCACCGGTCGTCAAATTGGCCAAGATTCCCCGCAAAAAGGTCGAAGACGTTTCAGCTATTTCCACCGAAGGCACATCGGCGACAGAACTGCTCGATAAACTTGCACCTAGACCCAAAACAGTCAAGACTTTCAACTCGAAATTCCGATCTACTGGTCTAGTCGAAGAACCCGGAAAGAGTCCACCAATTGCCAACAAGAAATTGGGGGCTGCTAGTCCTTCTGCCGATAAGAAGAGTCCCAGCGTCAAGAGAACGGGTTCGATTGACGGGCTATTACCACCAGCcgacaagaaaatgaaagcggtGGACGATACGGCGATTAGTGCTGCCGTGGCGGCCGTGATGAAGAAAACTGCCTCGGATATCAAACCCGCTGTCAAGTTAATTTCTGCCAGACCGAGACGtgagttatttcttttttttattttacgttcTCGCATTTCAGATCCGGTGGGTTTCATATCGCTAAGTGTCATATTTACATAATTTggttttcattgatttttaatttaattctttagTCATTGCCCCCGCTCTAGAGCAGTTTTTTCAGGTTTGTTGGAACCGCGTCCCAGTTTAGAATGGCTCGATTCTGCCAAAACGTATCCTGTTTCGTATGTATTATAAAACACATTCAACACATCTTGACTCCTTCTCTACCCGTCTCAGTGAAGGGCTCCATTCTCGATGACTCGggatgattgaaatttttcatcatTCGATGCGACGTGCAGTCGACCCTTTTATATAAAGGGCGGGGTCATAAAGGGTGTGATATAAACCCTACATTAACCCCCAATGAGCCCTGATGATGGCGAATTTGGTCGTTACGATACtaccttttatttcttcttctttcttctctttataACTAATAATCGATCATTGCGCCGGTTAGCAGAGGCTGTTTTGTCTACCAATGGCAATTCCGATCCGCTTCGGAATGGAGCGGTGTAAGTGCTAGTGGATTGTACGTCCTTTTGAGGAGCAGTACACGGGAGTAACCAACTCCGAGGCAGTACATGTCATCATTCGATCATGaccaaataataatgaaaattgatgCACTACAGATAACAATAAATATGAATAACTTGACACATGAAACCCACAGGATCTGTTGACTCGACCGTTTTGAAGAACCATATAGTAACATTACTCCTTTATTACTCTTTGCAATCACAACAGCGTTGCTGCAGGACAGTTCACTGTTTATGGACGCACTGGAAGCTGGATCGAAAACGTCTACTGAACCACGCAAGAGAAAGCGATCCGCTAAAGATGGACCTGAACTCCCACCACCTCCCCAACAACCTATCGTCGTTCCCACCATCAAGCAAGAAGCACCTGCCACTCCTCCCGTCACTCTGGCTGGCCCAGTTGTCACCCCAAGGGAGGAAACATCACCGATACCAATGAAACCTATGTTCAatgtaataattattttttaacaaaaattcgaaattaagaatgttaattatttttgtttgtcccaATCAGTTCTATCAGGACACACTCGAAACGGATGGCGGgacgaaggaagaagaaaagacggaCACGGTTGTCGCTTCAACCGATACCAAAGAACCGAAAGAGGAATGTCCCGAGAGTCCGTCGGCAGAGAAAGAAGTTCGTGTGAAAACGGAAGTTGATGGTGAGGAGAACGAAGAAGCCAGTTCTCGTGACAGCAGCAAAACGGACATGGCCGGTGAAGAATCTCCCCCTTCACAATCGGACAGCGGAAAACCAAAAGGCGTTCTGGTCCTCCATGCACACCAGAAGAGGCGGCCCAAGAAAGTTCTTCAATGGCGACCGGAAGAAGAATTGGAGATGCATCACTATTTTGAACTCGACGAAACGGAAAGAGGTATGCCCCCCCTTAGGGttcattatttgtttgtaCATTTTCCttataatttatttgaattgcagTCAACGTGAACAAATTGCTTTTCGGTGAGATGAAACAAGCCGAGAAAGAACGGGAGAAACAATCGATTCTTATGTCTAAGACTATGGGTAAGTGaatcatttcattcattttcatttctttataaaaatttaatgattGGTTTGTCTGTAGTTGAAGAACCAGAGGTTGAAGAGAATCCTTGGAGAGGTTTGTTGCCTATCGATAATCTCGAAGACCGTGTCATTTTCGGGGAAAACAGTCAAGAGCGGGAGATTCAAGCCGCCAGAGAAAGCTCCACTCTCCAGGCCCTGTACTTTAAAGGCCAATTGTAAGTGTTGATAATCAAGTCATGGGAAGATAAAAAGGTCTTAATTTAATTGATGTGCTTTCAAATGAAATAGGCTTCCAGATTCCCCAATCGAGGCTGATCCCGAAGTACCACTGGAACGGACAGACAGCGCACCAACTGTTATTCCATTAGACGACGTGACGGGCAATCCCGAAAGCGTCTACGATCACCGGCATCTGCCATGGCCCGAGCCCAAAACAATGCGGCCCCATAATAGTGCACCCTTCTCTGGACCCCACCAAGCCCCTATGCCGGCAGCATATCAGTCCCATCATCAGCCTCTTCATCCACAACAATACAGTGGCCCCGGTTATCGAAGTGGCCCACCTGCTGGTCCTGGACCGGTTGATCCATATTACTCAGATCGTGGTCCAATGCACGATGATCACTATGGACACGGAGGATTGGGCGACGTTCCTATGCACGAAGGACACGGAGACATTCCCCATCACGGGGGACCGCCTATGCATCACCATCCAGGTGGGGGTAGAGGTGGTCCTCCAGGAGGACCCCGCGGAGAAGTAGGAGGAACTTGGATGGTAAATAACGCACTCTAATGACAACTGTCTACAGATTTATCATT
Protein-coding regions in this window:
- the LOC124329199 gene encoding 28S ribosomal protein S18b, mitochondrial-like, with amino-acid sequence MTARIVLSRCFSRLTLKQSVFTVPSKYVSNLPMLLKTEGIQLSFARSFAETTSDEGSTNLNPEELIVDEKNASKMRNRAIPVETSMKYLKSKGYSTTYGGDPVWVRYRRNFKGQFAPRTRKTCIRQDKLATGNPCPICRDEYLILDYRNVELLKQFISPFNGAILPTEKTGLCQTKQRELLVAILKAKDYGLITFDVPIREYDYSDYHKS
- the LOC124328993 gene encoding serine/threonine-protein phosphatase 1 regulatory subunit 10-like, which produces MPRIDPLDLLNCLGVLLSTDGGIKGPGEVVRVARLMLRFSKKLVSKCIYIHVLKATPHDLLDQFLNEQGAYYLLLKWLTEALQTRNTPLLTEMLELVQLLPMSEVRLKDEGVTGLIRSSFPYSDLSQMMHSIAQEYNDQNCRNLAAQFWQRWCATLSKPEEFTLSQDSILPDDMDLSIYAPDTTSTSYGDQLGINMGEDVGMAMGNLSTLDINSCAPYMENNDYYNLNHFEPVAMTNNISHDTHQVYLDGTNYSNEPLHQQLQQQHQQVIIPGPLEVNNQLLSTSTPAVWPTNNSVPIVVPSMQEQSAITDDTAIAAAAMTKPNEMAAGLPVLKIKVSKAGTYVVNSTNNPVESKEATNASQPVGDQIADSKEKEKSKEKEKEKTKEKRREKDKKSSSSSSSRTKEESSSSSKSSSDSKKRDKERERDRSRSSSSLSKDSKYSSSSKDRNKKDDSRKEKPKIKASPRSESQIKEAKQAEKNRETLAAIKAMSPVVKLAKIPRKKVEDVSAISTEGTSATELLDKLAPRPKTVKTFNSKFRSTGLVEEPGKSPPIANKKLGAASPSADKKSPSVKRTGSIDGLLPPADKKMKAVDDTAISAAVAAVMKKTASDIKPAVKLISARPRPLLQDSSLFMDALEAGSKTSTEPRKRKRSAKDGPELPPPPQQPIVVPTIKQEAPATPPVTLAGPVVTPREETSPIPMKPMFNFYQDTLETDGGTKEEEKTDTVVASTDTKEPKEECPESPSAEKEVRVKTEVDGEENEEASSRDSSKTDMAGEESPPSQSDSGKPKGVLVLHAHQKRRPKKVLQWRPEEELEMHHYFELDETERVNVNKLLFGEMKQAEKEREKQSILMSKTMVEEPEVEENPWRGLLPIDNLEDRVIFGENSQEREIQAARESSTLQALYFKGQLLPDSPIEADPEVPLERTDSAPTVIPLDDVTGNPESVYDHRHLPWPEPKTMRPHNSAPFSGPHQAPMPAAYQSHHQPLHPQQYSGPGYRSGPPAGPGPVDPYYSDRGPMHDDHYGHGGLGDVPMHEGHGDIPHHGGPPMHHHPGGGRGGPPGGPRGEVGGTWMAGDGSIYPDHDVSQRYNDGPPQHRDGPPHHREGFHHHREREHAHPRDRGGHGYNDMMGGPNSGFMHPRGMGMDGPRPRFHGPPRGGGGGRPGGPPSARGGPSNQPCWHFMRGFCRLENRCKFLHPNNYNGAPMP